One segment of Prionailurus bengalensis isolate Pbe53 chromosome X, Fcat_Pben_1.1_paternal_pri, whole genome shotgun sequence DNA contains the following:
- the AP1S2 gene encoding AP-1 complex subunit sigma-2 isoform X4, whose protein sequence is MQFMLLFSRQGKLRLQKWYVPLSDKEKKKITRELVQTVLARKPKMCSFLEWRDLKIVYKRYASLYFCCAIEDQDNELITLEIIHRYVELLDKYFGSVCELDIIFNFEKAYFILDEFLLGGEVQETSKKNVLKAIEQADLLQEDAKEAETPRSVLEEIGLT, encoded by the exons ATGCAGTTTATGTTGCTTTTTAGTCGTCAGGGAAAGCTTCGACTGCAGAAATGGTATGTCCCACTgtcagacaaagaaaagaaaaagatcacaaGAGAACTTGTTCAAACCGTTTTAGCACGGAAACCGAAAATGTGCAGCTTTCTTGAGTGGCGAGATCTGAAGATTGTTTACAAaag ATATGCTAGTCTGTATTTTTGCTGTGCTATCGAGGATCAGGACAATGAGCTAATTACCCTGGAAATAATTCATCGTTATGTGGAATTACTTGACAAGTATTTTGGCAGT GTGTGTGAACTTGATATCATCTTTAATTTTGAgaaggcttattttattttggatgagTTTCTTTTGGGAGGGGAAGTTCAGGAAACATCCAAGAAAAATGTCCTTAAAGCAATTGAGCAGGCTGATCTACTGCAGGAG GATGCAAAA GAAGCTGAAACCCCACGTAGTGTTCTTGAAGAAATTGGACTGACATAA
- the AP1S2 gene encoding AP-1 complex subunit sigma-2 isoform X1: MQFMLLFSRQGKLRLQKWYVPLSDKEKKKITRELVQTVLARKPKMCSFLEWRDLKIVYKRYASLYFCCAIEDQDNELITLEIIHRYVELLDKYFGSVCELDIIFNFEKAYFILDEFLLGGEVQETSKKNVLKAIEQADLLQEDAKVFFLCCLTKPLVALERSGKEAETPRSVLEEIGLT, encoded by the exons ATGCAGTTTATGTTGCTTTTTAGTCGTCAGGGAAAGCTTCGACTGCAGAAATGGTATGTCCCACTgtcagacaaagaaaagaaaaagatcacaaGAGAACTTGTTCAAACCGTTTTAGCACGGAAACCGAAAATGTGCAGCTTTCTTGAGTGGCGAGATCTGAAGATTGTTTACAAaag ATATGCTAGTCTGTATTTTTGCTGTGCTATCGAGGATCAGGACAATGAGCTAATTACCCTGGAAATAATTCATCGTTATGTGGAATTACTTGACAAGTATTTTGGCAGT GTGTGTGAACTTGATATCATCTTTAATTTTGAgaaggcttattttattttggatgagTTTCTTTTGGGAGGGGAAGTTCAGGAAACATCCAAGAAAAATGTCCTTAAAGCAATTGAGCAGGCTGATCTACTGCAGGAG GATGCAAAA GTATTCTTTCTGTGTTGCCTCACCAAACCATTGGTTGCCTTGGAGAGGTCTGGGAAG GAAGCTGAAACCCCACGTAGTGTTCTTGAAGAAATTGGACTGACATAA
- the AP1S2 gene encoding AP-1 complex subunit sigma-2 isoform X2, protein MQFMLLFSRQGKLRLQKWYVPLSDKEKKKITRELVQTVLARKPKMCSFLEWRDLKIVYKRYASLYFCCAIEDQDNELITLEIIHRYVELLDKYFGSVCELDIIFNFEKAYFILDEFLLGGEVQETSKKNVLKAIEQADLLQEVFFLCCLTKPLVALERSGKEAETPRSVLEEIGLT, encoded by the exons ATGCAGTTTATGTTGCTTTTTAGTCGTCAGGGAAAGCTTCGACTGCAGAAATGGTATGTCCCACTgtcagacaaagaaaagaaaaagatcacaaGAGAACTTGTTCAAACCGTTTTAGCACGGAAACCGAAAATGTGCAGCTTTCTTGAGTGGCGAGATCTGAAGATTGTTTACAAaag ATATGCTAGTCTGTATTTTTGCTGTGCTATCGAGGATCAGGACAATGAGCTAATTACCCTGGAAATAATTCATCGTTATGTGGAATTACTTGACAAGTATTTTGGCAGT GTGTGTGAACTTGATATCATCTTTAATTTTGAgaaggcttattttattttggatgagTTTCTTTTGGGAGGGGAAGTTCAGGAAACATCCAAGAAAAATGTCCTTAAAGCAATTGAGCAGGCTGATCTACTGCAGGAG GTATTCTTTCTGTGTTGCCTCACCAAACCATTGGTTGCCTTGGAGAGGTCTGGGAAG GAAGCTGAAACCCCACGTAGTGTTCTTGAAGAAATTGGACTGACATAA
- the AP1S2 gene encoding AP-1 complex subunit sigma-2 isoform X5, whose translation MQFMLLFSRQGKLRLQKWYVPLSDKEKKKITRELVQTVLARKPKMCSFLEWRDLKIVYKRYASLYFCCAIEDQDNELITLEIIHRYVELLDKYFGSVCELDIIFNFEKAYFILDEFLLGGEVQETSKKNVLKAIEQADLLQEEAETPRSVLEEIGLT comes from the exons ATGCAGTTTATGTTGCTTTTTAGTCGTCAGGGAAAGCTTCGACTGCAGAAATGGTATGTCCCACTgtcagacaaagaaaagaaaaagatcacaaGAGAACTTGTTCAAACCGTTTTAGCACGGAAACCGAAAATGTGCAGCTTTCTTGAGTGGCGAGATCTGAAGATTGTTTACAAaag ATATGCTAGTCTGTATTTTTGCTGTGCTATCGAGGATCAGGACAATGAGCTAATTACCCTGGAAATAATTCATCGTTATGTGGAATTACTTGACAAGTATTTTGGCAGT GTGTGTGAACTTGATATCATCTTTAATTTTGAgaaggcttattttattttggatgagTTTCTTTTGGGAGGGGAAGTTCAGGAAACATCCAAGAAAAATGTCCTTAAAGCAATTGAGCAGGCTGATCTACTGCAGGAG GAAGCTGAAACCCCACGTAGTGTTCTTGAAGAAATTGGACTGACATAA
- the AP1S2 gene encoding AP-1 complex subunit sigma-2 isoform X6 — protein MQFMLLFSRQGKLRLQKWYVPLSDKEKKKITRELVQTVLARKPKMCSFLEWRDLKIVYKRYASLYFCCAIEDQDNELITLEIIHRYVELLDKYFGSVCELDIIFNFEKAYFILDEFLLGGEVQETSKKNVLKAIEQADLLQEPRHEYFNVPVY, from the exons ATGCAGTTTATGTTGCTTTTTAGTCGTCAGGGAAAGCTTCGACTGCAGAAATGGTATGTCCCACTgtcagacaaagaaaagaaaaagatcacaaGAGAACTTGTTCAAACCGTTTTAGCACGGAAACCGAAAATGTGCAGCTTTCTTGAGTGGCGAGATCTGAAGATTGTTTACAAaag ATATGCTAGTCTGTATTTTTGCTGTGCTATCGAGGATCAGGACAATGAGCTAATTACCCTGGAAATAATTCATCGTTATGTGGAATTACTTGACAAGTATTTTGGCAGT GTGTGTGAACTTGATATCATCTTTAATTTTGAgaaggcttattttattttggatgagTTTCTTTTGGGAGGGGAAGTTCAGGAAACATCCAAGAAAAATGTCCTTAAAGCAATTGAGCAGGCTGATCTACTGCAGGAG CCACGTCATGAATATTTTAATGTCCCTGTGTACTAA
- the AP1S2 gene encoding AP-1 complex subunit sigma-2 isoform X3 — protein sequence MQFMLLFSRQGKLRLQKWYVPLSDKEKKKITRELVQTVLARKPKMCSFLEWRDLKIVYKRYASLYFCCAIEDQDNELITLEIIHRYVELLDKYFGSVCELDIIFNFEKAYFILDEFLLGGEVQETSKKNVLKAIEQADLLQEKTENMYHSKSFIGCKRAY from the exons ATGCAGTTTATGTTGCTTTTTAGTCGTCAGGGAAAGCTTCGACTGCAGAAATGGTATGTCCCACTgtcagacaaagaaaagaaaaagatcacaaGAGAACTTGTTCAAACCGTTTTAGCACGGAAACCGAAAATGTGCAGCTTTCTTGAGTGGCGAGATCTGAAGATTGTTTACAAaag ATATGCTAGTCTGTATTTTTGCTGTGCTATCGAGGATCAGGACAATGAGCTAATTACCCTGGAAATAATTCATCGTTATGTGGAATTACTTGACAAGTATTTTGGCAGT GTGTGTGAACTTGATATCATCTTTAATTTTGAgaaggcttattttattttggatgagTTTCTTTTGGGAGGGGAAGTTCAGGAAACATCCAAGAAAAATGTCCTTAAAGCAATTGAGCAGGCTGATCTACTGCAGGAG AAAACAGAGAATATGTATCACAGCAAGAGTTTCATTGGGTGTAAGAGAGCGTACTAG